One window of Salmo salar chromosome ssa11, Ssal_v3.1, whole genome shotgun sequence genomic DNA carries:
- the ap1g1 gene encoding AP-1 complex subunit gamma-1 isoform X1, whose product MPAPIRLRELIRTIRTARTQAEEREMIQKECAAIRSSFREEDNTYRCRNVAKLLYMHMLGYPAHFGQLECLKLIASQKFTDKRIGYLGAMLLLDERQDVHLLMTNCIKNDLNHSTQYVQGLALCTLGCMGSSEMCRDLAGEVEKLLKTSNSYLRKKAALCAVHVIRKVPELMEMFLPATKNLLSEKNHGVLHTSVVLLTEMCERSPDMLLHFRKNEKLVPQLVRILKNLIMSGYSPEHDVSGISDPFLQVRILRLLRILGKSDDDSSEAMNDILAQVATNTETSKNVGNAILYETVLTIMDIKSESGLRVLAINILGRFLLNNDKNIRYVALTSLLKTVQTDHNAVQRHRSTIVDCLKDLDVSIKRRAMELSFALVNGNNIRGMMKELLYFLDSCDPEFKADCASGVFLAAEKYAPSKRWHIDTIMRVLTTAGSYVRDDSVPNLIQLITNSVEMHAYTVQRLYKALLDDISQQPLVQVSSWCIGEYGDLLVSGQCEEEEPIQVTEDEVLDVLEGLLVSNLSTPVTRGYSLTAIMKLSTRFSSVNRIKKVVSIYGSSIDVELQQRAVEYNALFKKYDHMRPALLERMPIMEKTASNGPTEIVQTNGETEPSVPDTKHPPLVTQPANQANDLLDLLGGNDVVPVIQTTLPTKPASAGGELLDLLGDLSLSGGPAPAPSVPLSQPPFLLDGLSSQPLFNDISAAIPPMTAYSKNGLKIEFTFERANPNPNIAVITIHATNTTEADMTEFVFQAAVPKTFQLQLLSPSSNIVPALNQGSVTQVIRVLNPQKQQLRMRVKLTYTHKGSPVQDLAEVNNFPPQSWQ is encoded by the exons ATGCCAGCGCCGATCAGACTGCGGGAGCTGATCCGGACCATCCGGACGGCTCGGACCCAGGCAGAGGAGCGCGAGATGATCCAGAAAGAGTGTGCTGCCATACGCTCATCCTTCAGAGAGGAAGACAACACTTACCGCTGTAGAAATGTGGCTAAGCTACTCTACATGCACATGCTGGGCTACCCAGCGCACTTTGGGCAG CTTGAGTGTCTGAAGTTGATTGCGTCCCAGAAGTTCACTGACAAGCGGATAGGGTACCTGGGAGCCATGCTACTGTTGGACGAGAGGCAGGACGTCCATCTACTAATGACAAACTGCATCAAGAA TGATCTGAATCACAGTACACAGTATGTCCAGGGCCTGGCCTTGTGCACCCTGGGCTGCATGGGCTCCTCGGAGATGTGTCGAGACCTGGCTGGAGAGGTGGAGAAGCTGCTCAAAACATCCAACTCCTACCTGAGGAAAAAG GCGGCGTTGTGTGCAGTCCATGTCATCAGGAAGGTCCCAGAGCTGATGGAGATGTTCCTCCCAGCCACAAAGAACCTGCTGAGTGAGAAGAACCATG GTGTTCTCCACACTTCTGTTGTCCTCCTCACTGAAATGTGTGAAAGAAGTCCTGACATGCTCTTACACTTCAGAAAG AATGAGAAG TTGGTTCCACAGCTGGTGAGAATCCTGAAGAACCTGATCATGTCTGGATACTCTCCTGAGCACGATGTGTCTGGCATCAGTGACCCCTTCCTGCAG GTGCGGATATTGAGACTATTGCGAATTCTGGGCAAGAGTGATGACGACTCAAGTGAAGCAATGAATGACATTCTTGCACAG GTGGCAACCAACACCGAGACCAGTAAAAATGTAGGCAATGCAATCCTCTACGAGACAGTACTGACCATAATGGACATCAaatcagaaagtggattgagggtGTTGGCCATCAACATACTGGGACGCTTCCTTCTCAACAATGACAAAAATATTAG ATATGTGGCACTGACGTCCCTACTGAAGACTGTACAGACGGACCACAATGCAGTGCAGAGGCATCGGAGCACCATTGTGGACTGTCTAAAAGACCTGGATGTGTCCATCAAGAG GCGTGCGATGGAGCTGAGCTTCGCCCTGGTGAATGGGAACAACATCCGAGGCATGATGAAGGAGCTGCTCTACTTCCTGGACTCCTGTGACCCAGAATTCAAAGCGGACTGTGCATCCGGAGTCTTCCTGGCTGCAGAGAA GTATGCGCCTTCAAAAAGATGGCACATTGACACCATCATGCGAGTCCTGACAACG GCGGGGAGCTATGTCCGAGACGACTCTGTCCCCAACCTCATCCAGCTCATCACCAACAGTGTGGAGATGCATGCCTACACGGTGCAGAGACTCTATAAAGCCCTGCTGGATGACATCTCACAG CAACCACTGGTCCAGGTGTCATCCTGGTGTATAGGGGAGTATGGAGACCTGCTGGTATCTGGACAGTGTGAGGAGGAGGAGCCCATCCAG GTGACAGAGGATGAAGTCCTGGATGTTTTGGAAGGTCTTCTTGTGTCCAACTTGTCCACCCCTGTAACCCGGGGTTACTCCCTCACTGCCATCATGAAGCTGTCTACTCGCTTCAGCAGTGTCAA CCGAATCAAGAAGGTGGTGTCAATATACGGCAGCAGCATCGACGTGGAGCTGCAACAGAGAGCTGTGGAGTACAATGCACTTTTCAAGAAATATGATCACATGAG GCCTGCCTTACTAGAGCGAATGCCCATCATGGAGAAAACAGCCTCCAATGGCCCTACAGAGATCGTGCAGACCAATGGGGAGACAGAGCCCTCGGTGCCTGACACAAAACACCCGCCCCTAGTcacccagccagccaaccag GCTAATGACTTGTTAGACCTGCTGGGAGGTAATGATGTGGTGCCTGTGATCCAAACCACCCTGCCCACCAAGCCTGCCTCGGCTGGAGGAGAGCTGCTCGACCTACTGGGGGACCTCTCACTGTCTG GTGGTCCAGCTCCTGCCCCCTCTGTGCCCCTCTCCCAGCCCCCCTTCCTCCTGGATGGCCTCTCCTCACAGCCCCTGTTTAATGATATTTCAGCAG CTATTCCCCCCATGACAGCTTATAGCAAGAATGGCCTGAAAATAGAGTTCACCTTTGAGAGGGCCAATCCGAACCCGAACATAGCAGTCATCACTATCCACGCCACCAACACCACCGAGGCTGACATGACAGAGTTTGTTTTCCAGGCTGCAGTACCAAAG ACATTCCAGCTGCAGCTCTTGTCCCCTAGCAGTAATATTGTCCCAGCACTCAACCAGGGAAGTGTCACACAGGTCATCAGAGTTCTCAACCCACAGAAG CAACAACTCCGCATGAGGGTCAAGCTGACGTACACCCACAAAGGCTCACCTGTCCAAGACCTGGCCGAGGTCAACAACTTCCCTCCTCAGTCCTGGCAATGA
- the ap1g1 gene encoding AP-1 complex subunit gamma-1 isoform X2: MPAPIRLRELIRTIRTARTQAEEREMIQKECAAIRSSFREEDNTYRCRNVAKLLYMHMLGYPAHFGQLECLKLIASQKFTDKRIGYLGAMLLLDERQDVHLLMTNCIKNDLNHSTQYVQGLALCTLGCMGSSEMCRDLAGEVEKLLKTSNSYLRKKAALCAVHVIRKVPELMEMFLPATKNLLSEKNHGVLHTSVVLLTEMCERSPDMLLHFRKLVPQLVRILKNLIMSGYSPEHDVSGISDPFLQVRILRLLRILGKSDDDSSEAMNDILAQVATNTETSKNVGNAILYETVLTIMDIKSESGLRVLAINILGRFLLNNDKNIRYVALTSLLKTVQTDHNAVQRHRSTIVDCLKDLDVSIKRRAMELSFALVNGNNIRGMMKELLYFLDSCDPEFKADCASGVFLAAEKYAPSKRWHIDTIMRVLTTAGSYVRDDSVPNLIQLITNSVEMHAYTVQRLYKALLDDISQQPLVQVSSWCIGEYGDLLVSGQCEEEEPIQVTEDEVLDVLEGLLVSNLSTPVTRGYSLTAIMKLSTRFSSVNRIKKVVSIYGSSIDVELQQRAVEYNALFKKYDHMRPALLERMPIMEKTASNGPTEIVQTNGETEPSVPDTKHPPLVTQPANQANDLLDLLGGNDVVPVIQTTLPTKPASAGGELLDLLGDLSLSGGPAPAPSVPLSQPPFLLDGLSSQPLFNDISAAIPPMTAYSKNGLKIEFTFERANPNPNIAVITIHATNTTEADMTEFVFQAAVPKTFQLQLLSPSSNIVPALNQGSVTQVIRVLNPQKQQLRMRVKLTYTHKGSPVQDLAEVNNFPPQSWQ, translated from the exons ATGCCAGCGCCGATCAGACTGCGGGAGCTGATCCGGACCATCCGGACGGCTCGGACCCAGGCAGAGGAGCGCGAGATGATCCAGAAAGAGTGTGCTGCCATACGCTCATCCTTCAGAGAGGAAGACAACACTTACCGCTGTAGAAATGTGGCTAAGCTACTCTACATGCACATGCTGGGCTACCCAGCGCACTTTGGGCAG CTTGAGTGTCTGAAGTTGATTGCGTCCCAGAAGTTCACTGACAAGCGGATAGGGTACCTGGGAGCCATGCTACTGTTGGACGAGAGGCAGGACGTCCATCTACTAATGACAAACTGCATCAAGAA TGATCTGAATCACAGTACACAGTATGTCCAGGGCCTGGCCTTGTGCACCCTGGGCTGCATGGGCTCCTCGGAGATGTGTCGAGACCTGGCTGGAGAGGTGGAGAAGCTGCTCAAAACATCCAACTCCTACCTGAGGAAAAAG GCGGCGTTGTGTGCAGTCCATGTCATCAGGAAGGTCCCAGAGCTGATGGAGATGTTCCTCCCAGCCACAAAGAACCTGCTGAGTGAGAAGAACCATG GTGTTCTCCACACTTCTGTTGTCCTCCTCACTGAAATGTGTGAAAGAAGTCCTGACATGCTCTTACACTTCAGAAAG TTGGTTCCACAGCTGGTGAGAATCCTGAAGAACCTGATCATGTCTGGATACTCTCCTGAGCACGATGTGTCTGGCATCAGTGACCCCTTCCTGCAG GTGCGGATATTGAGACTATTGCGAATTCTGGGCAAGAGTGATGACGACTCAAGTGAAGCAATGAATGACATTCTTGCACAG GTGGCAACCAACACCGAGACCAGTAAAAATGTAGGCAATGCAATCCTCTACGAGACAGTACTGACCATAATGGACATCAaatcagaaagtggattgagggtGTTGGCCATCAACATACTGGGACGCTTCCTTCTCAACAATGACAAAAATATTAG ATATGTGGCACTGACGTCCCTACTGAAGACTGTACAGACGGACCACAATGCAGTGCAGAGGCATCGGAGCACCATTGTGGACTGTCTAAAAGACCTGGATGTGTCCATCAAGAG GCGTGCGATGGAGCTGAGCTTCGCCCTGGTGAATGGGAACAACATCCGAGGCATGATGAAGGAGCTGCTCTACTTCCTGGACTCCTGTGACCCAGAATTCAAAGCGGACTGTGCATCCGGAGTCTTCCTGGCTGCAGAGAA GTATGCGCCTTCAAAAAGATGGCACATTGACACCATCATGCGAGTCCTGACAACG GCGGGGAGCTATGTCCGAGACGACTCTGTCCCCAACCTCATCCAGCTCATCACCAACAGTGTGGAGATGCATGCCTACACGGTGCAGAGACTCTATAAAGCCCTGCTGGATGACATCTCACAG CAACCACTGGTCCAGGTGTCATCCTGGTGTATAGGGGAGTATGGAGACCTGCTGGTATCTGGACAGTGTGAGGAGGAGGAGCCCATCCAG GTGACAGAGGATGAAGTCCTGGATGTTTTGGAAGGTCTTCTTGTGTCCAACTTGTCCACCCCTGTAACCCGGGGTTACTCCCTCACTGCCATCATGAAGCTGTCTACTCGCTTCAGCAGTGTCAA CCGAATCAAGAAGGTGGTGTCAATATACGGCAGCAGCATCGACGTGGAGCTGCAACAGAGAGCTGTGGAGTACAATGCACTTTTCAAGAAATATGATCACATGAG GCCTGCCTTACTAGAGCGAATGCCCATCATGGAGAAAACAGCCTCCAATGGCCCTACAGAGATCGTGCAGACCAATGGGGAGACAGAGCCCTCGGTGCCTGACACAAAACACCCGCCCCTAGTcacccagccagccaaccag GCTAATGACTTGTTAGACCTGCTGGGAGGTAATGATGTGGTGCCTGTGATCCAAACCACCCTGCCCACCAAGCCTGCCTCGGCTGGAGGAGAGCTGCTCGACCTACTGGGGGACCTCTCACTGTCTG GTGGTCCAGCTCCTGCCCCCTCTGTGCCCCTCTCCCAGCCCCCCTTCCTCCTGGATGGCCTCTCCTCACAGCCCCTGTTTAATGATATTTCAGCAG CTATTCCCCCCATGACAGCTTATAGCAAGAATGGCCTGAAAATAGAGTTCACCTTTGAGAGGGCCAATCCGAACCCGAACATAGCAGTCATCACTATCCACGCCACCAACACCACCGAGGCTGACATGACAGAGTTTGTTTTCCAGGCTGCAGTACCAAAG ACATTCCAGCTGCAGCTCTTGTCCCCTAGCAGTAATATTGTCCCAGCACTCAACCAGGGAAGTGTCACACAGGTCATCAGAGTTCTCAACCCACAGAAG CAACAACTCCGCATGAGGGTCAAGCTGACGTACACCCACAAAGGCTCACCTGTCCAAGACCTGGCCGAGGTCAACAACTTCCCTCCTCAGTCCTGGCAATGA